The segment GTGCAAACGATTCCATGGTTTTTCAAATTCCAATCTTGCCATTGCAATTTCCGCTTCGGTAGAGTTTTTCCCGTTGAAGTTTGCCAGTTTATTGTTCAAAGGTACATTGCCCGCAACGGTCAAACCGAAGGGACCGGCAATATAGAATACGGAAGAAGCGGCTAAAAGATAAAATCGCAAAGAGCCCGGATGATCCGGTGTATTATTTCCATACAGAAATGTCAAAATAGGGAGAAGAACCGCAGGTCCTAAAAATGTAAGTAGGAAAAAAGGATTTTGAATGACTTCATTGATTTCCTGCATAACCCGTACATATTCCGAATCTTTCAGACGATGTAACGCCCAGTTGACGGATACGGAATAACCGAAAAATACTCCCGCAAGTAGTGCCGTTAACGTACCTGTGATGAGGAAAAGGATGGTTTCCCATGTCATTATTTGCATATAACAATGATATCGGTAACGTTTTTGCCGTCAATTTTTCCGGCTTGGTTGCTGACACTGCACGTTTGAGTAGGAGGATTTGTAAATACAGACTGAGCCTCGTAAAATGAATAAAATGTTCGTTAAACTGGAGAGACCTCAGATCTCAATCTGACGAAATTCTTTTTAGAACCGAGCTTCCTTCTTGACAAATTCGCTTTGAATACAACTCTTCAAGTATTGAAGAGTTGTATTCGACCAAAAATCCTCTTTTATTTTTTTCTTCCTTCTTACAACTTCCGAACAAAATCGCAAAACAACTAATAAAGCTTTCGCCCGGATCGACCGAGCGTTGTCGT is part of the Leptospira kobayashii genome and harbors:
- a CDS encoding DUF1772 domain-containing protein translates to MQIMTWETILFLITGTLTALLAGVFFGYSVSVNWALHRLKDSEYVRVMQEINEVIQNPFFLLTFLGPAVLLPILTFLYGNNTPDHPGSLRFYLLAASSVFYIAGPFGLTVAGNVPLNNKLANFNGKNSTEAEIAMARLEFEKPWNRLHTIRTVASVVSLILFFTAILLT